The sequence below is a genomic window from Mobula hypostoma chromosome X1, sMobHyp1.1, whole genome shotgun sequence.
taataactgttcctgaacctggtggtgtgggacctgaggctcctgtacctccttcctgatggcagcagtgagaagagagcatggcctgggtggtgagaatgtttgatgacagatgttgcttttctacggcaatgtttcatgcagatgtgctcaatggttgggagggctttacccatgatgtactggcctgaatccactacctttcagtaggattttccgctcaaaggattggtgttcccacaccaggctgagatgcaaccagtcagcacactttccaccacacagctatagaaatgtgccaaggttttcgatgacctGGCGATTCCTCTTAGAGGgcccaggaagtagaggcactgtcgtgctttctgcGCAATCAGGCCGGGTCCAGGGGAGGCGAGGGATTTCACAGTGACTGCTCCCCTTCCAGTCGAGTCCCCGATCtcgtcctcccccccccacagccCCTTCCTGTGCACAATTTGTACCCGGGTGAGTGGGGCAGGTCTTTTCTGGGGAGCCTCACCCTCCGTGTCTATGTCCACTTGTCTCCGCCCCCCACCCCTCAGGAGAACCCCTGGGGAACCTTCCTTGGAACCTGGCAGATGCCCCAGCGCATCCCGCAGCCTCGGCCCAACCTGACGGCCCGGAACAGCGCCGGCGCGGCCCGGCTGATCGACCAAGTGAAGTCGTCGCCGCTGTACAAAGCCAGCAACGGATTCGGACTGCAGGCGGCGTTCCCGGTAGGAGCggacgggggtggggtggggaggaggggtatGGCGGGTCATgggtgaggaggtgaggggggagccGCGCTGTGGAATGGGCGGATGGGGGTAGGCGGACAGAGAGGGTCTGTGAGGGGGCACAgcacagtggggtggggggagtgcaGGGAGCCGGAGGGACACGGAGGGAGTCTTTTTCACTTTTCCTgccctcactctcattctctgccattccccacccccccaagcaCTGCGTGGAGCCGGTCCTGGAGGAGACCTTTGAGGAACGCTGCGCCCGGACCCAGGACACCCCGGCTCTCCCTCCCCGGCTGTCCGCGAGGCTCGGCGACCAGGAAGGAGACCCCGAGCCGACAGGGACCCCTCCTGCCCGGGTCGGCCCTTCACCCCCCGGGACGCAGGGCAGCGGGAGGGTCGCGACCCCTGGCGCCACCGGACGGGCGTCGGCCAGCCCGGGGGGCCCCCGGGAGAGCCCTGACCCTGCCCTCCGGTGCCGGAGCCCTCTGATTGGATGACCTGGCAGGgttcggggggcggggggactTGGCGATCTGTGGGGAAACGTTTAACCCAATAAAATTGTCGAAGCGAAACCCTGGCTCCCATCTCTGATTGTTCACGCTGTAACCCCATAGGTCAAAGGGCAACCATGACCCTATCCACCCCCTGTGGACTGGCCATTCACCTGCAGTGGGGTGGGGTGTCAGCCCTGTGTCGACAACACCACTGCACCTCATCAGTCCCTTCCCTGTCAACTGGGGTCACTCCCTCGTCCACATGGCCGCCAGACAGCGCAGATGAAAGAACTGAAATGCCAGAGGGCCCCAGTGGAAGAATGGACCTCACCAAGATGGCAGCTGGAGTGGGGGGGTGACCATGCAAGAACCAACCTCAACAACATGGCTGCTAGAGAGTGACGGTGGGGAGTACTGACCTCACCAATATGGCTACTAGAGAGTGACAATGGAAGAACCAACCTCACCAACAAGGCGGTTGCAGTGTGACATTGGAAGAATTGACCTTATCAAAATGACTGCCAGAACGTGAACATGGAAGGGCTGCCCTCACCAACATGGCCGATAGGGACAATTGAAAGACTGCCCTCACCAACATGGCTAATAGTGACAATGGTAGAATCGACCTCACCACCATGGAAGAACTGACCTCACCAAGATGGCATACAGTGGTTAGTATTCTACTATGGATTTATGGAGTatgctcacaggaaaatgaatctcagggcttagagatggtgacatataagtattttgatgataaatttactttaaacgtTGGAAGCTGGAGCCAGAAAGTTGCCACTAATGACGCCTCATGCCCAgatggggaggatgggaaggaatgggaggggagggggagaggacagggACCAAGATAGGCTGAGGACAAAGCCTTATTGGAGAAAAAGAACAGATTTGGACATCCACATACATTTACAAATCTCCACGGCCAATGTCAGCCAGGTGCCCAGGGTCAGCCGGTGGACCAGTTGCATCAGAAACTCCACCTGTGGCATCATCAGCTCAGGAGCAGAGTCCCCAGCCTGTCGAGAGAATTAGTGGCGGGTTGCCGGACTGTTCTCCACTGCCCACCCAGATGCCATCTCAGGGCATCAACCCGAATTCCCCACAACCTCAGCTCATTCCACTTGCCATACTCCCAGGCACGACCTCGGTGAAGCCCGTTCCCACCATCACTCAGGAGGTGGGGTGGGTAGGGGAACATCAGCCAGGTAAGGGGGTGGTGGGGAACATCACAGGAGTGATGGGGATGAGGGAAATTTACACTAGTGACAGGGGTGAGGGGACTTTACACTAGTGATGGGGTGGGGGAATTTCACACTAGTGACGGGAGATGTGGGAACTTCATACTAGTGATGGGGGTGAGGTAACTTTACACtagtgatggggatggggagcaTTACACTAGTGACGGGGGTGAGGGAACTTCACACTAATGATGGGGTGAGGGAACTTTACACTGGTGAAGGGGGTGTGATAACTTCACACTAGTGATGGGGTGTGGGAACTTTACACTAGTGAAAGGGGTGAGGGAAATTCACACTAATCAAGGGGGTGGGAGAACTTCACACTAGTGACGGGGTTGTGGGGACTTCCCATTAGTGACAGGTGTGAGAACTTCACACTAGTGAAGGGGGTGTGGGAACTTTACACTAGTGATGGGGTGAGGGAACTTTACACTAATCAAGGGGGTGTGAGAACTTCACACACGTGATGGGGGTGAGGGAACTTTACACTAGTGACGGGGGTGTGGGAACTTTACACTAGTGATGGGGTGAGGGAACTTCACACTAGTGATGGGGTTGTGGGAACTTTACACTAGTGATGGGGTGAGGGAACTTTACACTAGTGACGGGGTGTGAGAACTTCACACtagggatgggggtgagggaactTTACACTAGTGATGGGGTGGGGGAAATTCACACTAATCAAGGGGTGGGAGAACTTCACACTAGTGACGGGGTTGTGGGAACTTTACACTAGTGATGGGGTGGGGGAAATTCACACTAGTGACAGGGGTGAGGGAACTTTGCACTAGTGATGAGGGTGAGGGAACTTCACACTAATCAAGGGGGTGGGAGAACTTCACTCTAGCAACGGGGTCTTGGGGGGTGAGGTGTGGGGGGACTCGGGGGTGTGAGGCAGGGGGTCTCGGAGGGTGAGGTGTGGGGTCTCGGGGTGATGAGGTGTGGGAGTCTCGGGGGGGTGAGGTGCGGCGTCTCTCGGGGGGGTGAGGCGTGGGGTCTTGGAGAGGTGAGTTGTATGGGGTCTCGAGGgtgaggtgtgtggggtctcgGGGGGGTGAGGTGTGGCATCTCTCGGAGGGGTGAGGTGTGGGGTGTCGTGGAAGTGAGTTGTATGGAGTCTCGGGGGGTGAGGTGTGGGGTctcggggggtggggtgtggggtctTGGGGGGTTGAGTTGTGTGGGGTGTCGGAGGGGGTGAGGTGCGGCGTCTCTcgggggggtgaggtgtggggGTTCTCGGGGGGTGAGGTGCGGCGTCTCTCGGGGGGTGAGGTGTGGGGGTTCTCGGGGGGGTGAGGTGTGGCGGGTCTCGAGAGGGTGAGGTGCGGCGTCTCTcgggggggtgaggtgtggtgGTCTCGCGGGGGTGAGGTGTGGGGTCTCGGGGGAGTGAGGTGTGGGGGTCTCGTGGGGTGAGGTGCGGCGTCTCTcgggggggtgaggtgtggggTCTTGGAGAGGTGAGTTGTATGGGGTCTCGAGGgtgaggtgtgtggggtctcgGTGGGGTGAGGTGTGGGGGGTCTCGGGGGGTGAGGTGTGGCATCTCTCGGAGGGGTGAGGTGTGGGGGGTCTcgggggggtgaggtgtggggGTTCTCGGGGGGTGAGGTGTGGCGGGTCTcgggggggtgaggtgtggagATTCTCGGGAGGGTGAGGTGCGGCGTCTCTcgggggggtgaggtgtggagATTCTCGGGAGGGTGAGGTGCGGCGTCTCTCGGGGGGGTGAGATTTGGCGGATCTCGGGGGCGTGAGGTGTGGTGGTTCTCGGGGGGTGAGGTGTGGCGTCTCTCGGGGGCGTGAGGTGTGGTGGTTCTCGGGGGGTGAGGTGTGGCGTCTCTcgggggggtgaggtgtggtgGTTGTCGGGGGGTGAGGTGTGGGGGTTCtcggggggggtgaggtgtgggggttctcgggggggtgaggtgtggggGTTCTCGGGAGGGTGTGAGGTGTGGCGGGTCTCGAGAGGGTGAGGTGCGGCGTCTCtcggggggggtgaggtgtggcGGGTCTCGGGGGGTGAGTTGTGGCGGGTCTCGGGAGGGTGAGGTGTGGGGGTTCtcgg
It includes:
- the cfap126 gene encoding protein Flattop: MAYSYHANQYEGAFNSSRMSSWTVPKTRDQTSKKPKFREGSSFFIANDKGYLKPGVPRSKENPWGTFLGTWQMPQRIPQPRPNLTARNSAGAARLIDQVKSSPLYKASNGFGLQAAFPHCVEPVLEETFEERCARTQDTPALPPRLSARLGDQEGDPEPTGTPPARVGPSPPGTQGSGRVATPGATGRASASPGGPRESPDPALRCRSPLIG